GCATCAGCCCGGGCACaagcacatggagcagattttaaAGTGCATATTCACacatatgttatatgttattgacatattctagggatgcaccgaatcctagattcggttcgggattcagccttttttagcaggatttagattcaCTGAATCctagtgcctggctgaaccaaatccaaaaaattctacgacttttcatcacacaaacaagacagtcaaaaaaagttttaaccgCGCGTTGCGGttctctttccctctttctttaccgtatttacatatgcaaacttgAATTTTGGTTTGGTTCGTTATTCTGCCGattgccgaatctttcacaaaggattcgggattcggccgaaacctaaaatagtggatttggtgcatccctaacatgtTCACACTGTGATTATCCAGTGATGTCACATCAGTTGAGTGATGTCAGTACCTTTGTGCCCAGACCCGAAAGCCAGTCCAGCTCTGGGTGTGAGTTATGACAGTGTCCTTATCTTGTGCCATGAAAATCATTAATTTAAAGGCCCACTTATGCTAATGGCACTGCCATTTCGCTTGGTCATCCTGCTGCTGGTCACTTTACCTGTTTGACCCTTCTGGTGCCTTTCCTTGGACTTTTACCTGCCATTTGCCTGCCTGTTAACTCTTTGAAAGTACCTACCCTGCCTTGTTAACCCTGTCTTGTTAACcctgcttgtgctttaataacaTGTTCCTATTTGTCAAGTTATTGGCCTGCCTGTGTCCCAGATGGGGAGCCTGGGCCCCTGGCTCCTCACATCTTGTTAAATACTTTCTGCTGCTTTATCATTAAGtctgtgtttgtgtttgtttttcaggACGTATGCAGTCTGGTGAAATTGCGACAGCAATGATCAGACACAATAAAGAACCAACCAGCCTTTCCCATCTTACACTTGAAAGAGGTCATCAGCTGACCTAGAGCAGTATGGGGCCACTCTTGCTCATACTGAGCCCCCAGATTACACTATGGGATGAGTCTTctacaagttacaaaaataaaggaaagattggttgctatgggtaactgcattggtgcagtttagcacctatattaattaataaggtgctgcttcctctacagttacattAGGCTTCGTATCCCTGCCACAGAGATCATATTTCAGTAAAAGCTTCTGGAGAATAGGACCACTATAATCTTCAGTTCCAGGTCCATGAAGCCCTTAATACAGCCTAACCTTCATGATGTTGTTAAACGGCAACTCCCAAAATGACATCAACAACCAAATATTATGTGCAGTCATTCAATACAAGCTGGATGGTTTACATAGGAAATACCTAGTTTATGTGCTTTTATTCTCATATGAGAGCCTTTTTATATTGTCTCTGCCCTCTTTCTCAAGTCTGTAGGCATAATTCAGAAAAATTGTGTGATTTTATTCCATAATAATAACCTATAGCAAGCAATTATTATTGTCTATTTATGTAGTGATGGCATGTTTACATAGCACTTTACAGAAAACTATACCTCATTAATTTCAGTCCTGCCACAGTGGAGCTTCCAGTCTAATGTCTAACCCAGTGGAGCTTAGTCTAAGTcccctgtcacattcacacaagCTTCTGAGGAAGCCATGAAACACGTAAAGCAAATGGTGCTCTTTAAAGTTTCTGTGTCAGATATAATTTTAACTTTTGTAATAAAAGGAATATTTTAGACTGAAAACAATGTCTCCAGTGCTCTGTGATTTATATTCTCTATTGATTGAAGAAGCATGTCACACGTTGCAGCACGGAGTGTGTGTTTCCTATGGTGGTTTCAAATCCGGTGAGTTCTCCCCTTTTTTTAAGTTTACTTGGGTTTTTCAGGAGTCAATTTACCTGCCtgtatgcagtggcataactatagatgaagcagaccccagGGTTGTGGGGGGCCTGGACTGCTgagtctgcttcctttatagtatTGTGTAATTTATGCTGTAATTATGCTGTAATTGTGCTGCACTACTACTTGTGGGGGCACTACTCTTCTTCTTTAAATTGCAGCACAATTACCTGGCAGGGGAGGGGGTTGTTCTTAGGAAGGGGGTTGCAGTTCTGGCACTCTTGGCCCCTTTGAGGGTTCTTTTGGAGGAGGAGTGCCTCTTGTTACTCCAAAAGGCATATATACCGTATACTACATGGGTTACTACATAAAGAGTCAAGTGTTTTTGtaaatgatcatatatatatatatatatatatatatatatatatatatatatatataccaagatACCCAGATATTTCAGAGACTAAACATTCATAGTGCATTGGACTAAAGGCTAAGaagggagacagcatttctgaCAAACATCTTGCCTGTACAGCTGAGAACCATGTCTGACACCTGTATTAGTTTTACTTGCCTCTGGGATGGAAATGATATTGTGAACTCTCACTGTGCCTGAGAAATCACAGCTTTATGTAAAATATTATGTTGGAATAAATTAGACACCACCTGCTGAGGCATCTGATTGTGAGCAGCAAATGAAGAAAGTACAAGTTGGAATGGGTAATTTATAGTTTTATGTCGCTGCCAGTTTGCTCCACTTTTTTTGTGCCCTTGCATTGTTTAAGGCAAAACCCTTGTTTATATGCTGGATGTTTCTTTTAGGTGTCTGAAcgttaataaaacagtaaactaATAACCAGTgcccttgttttatttattaccctttgtttatatagtgctgatatattctgcagcactttaaacAAACAGTGCGTCATGGTAGGCATAGAGTACATAGAAGAAATTCAGCTTTTCCAAACACAAAGGTGACTGGCTTCTTACAGAGAAGGCTATTACGGAatattataaaaagtataaagaaTGAAGAAATGTTTCTTTATAGGAAAGAGCCTCATTAACAATAGATTTGGCCAGGAGGCTGCAGATATTTTCATGTATAGTGTTAGCTGCCCTATATCAATGTGCACTGCACCAGCATTTCATGGGCAGTGAACCTTTACCCTTGTACTGAGTCCAAGCCTAATAGGGTTACAGCAGAGTACTGACCGCCTCCCGTCCTTCTGACAGATGGCAATCTGCTGCCTTAATTGCCCAAGAATTTGACTGCCTGCATCCAGCTTCTGAACACAGCACTGAGATTTGAACAATATTGATTGCTGCTAAGTTGAAAATGATGCCAGCTCTCCAACAATACAACCTAAAAATGTTAGGGGTTTGGCAGCCGGGTGGCAAGAGAGGGGGGGGGCAGTCCTCAAATCATTTTGGCTAAGGAGACAGGTTAAATGAATCTTACTGGAAGAGGGATCACTGCCGCCTCTCATGTGTACAATTATAGAGAAAGATGGGGTATTGCTAGTCCAATTAGTAACAGAAAGGGAAAAGAACATATTCTGCTCTCAACTgctgtaaaaaatgttaaaaagcagatgtatatatgtgtatatttttacttatatagtatagtatagaattATACATTAGTGATCTCAGCCTGGTaatttcctgacctgcacatcatgACCAATCCCCAATTCTAACCAAGTTTGCATAGGTGATGCCAAAGATTGAAATTAGGTGGAAACatccgggggggggggaaatacgCCTGGTGACATCACTGAAAGGAATGGGATATGTGCAGTGATGTCACCAAGaggcagtgtaggactgggacaccaggggcccaatctccaaactatttttcctcttctCACTGAACCTCTTTATTccccaagtctcttttctttatatacaggtatgggatctgttgtccagaatgctcagggcctggggttttacagaaaaacgtttctttctgtaatttgggtcttcaaaccttaagtctactagaaaatcatttcaacactAAATTGAaccaatacgattgttttgctttcaataaggattaattatatctttgtttggatcaaggacaggctactgttttattattacgtaGAAAAGGggaatagttttttaaaatttggattatttgattataacagagtctatgggagacggcctttttgtaattggagctttctggataacgggtttaaggataatggatcccatacttgtactattatCTAGTATTCTAtctgtttagcctctttgttcccagaCAGAAATAGGTaataaccatgaaatagaccaaatggttagaagtacCAATGGGCCAGTCCGATGCTGCCAAGAGGTATAATACTTTTAAAACCTTCAGCCTGCCGCCCGCATGTGTCTTGCATTGGCCAACCCATCCAccaatactgtacattaaaacaaTGCTTTACTAGAACAGAAGAGAGACAATTCAATGACAAACTATAAATGAATACATTCAAGATTAAGTTCTGAGTGTTAGGAGCCAAGAGGAGGGAGGTTTCTGtcccatggagcttacaatctaaataaatattaaaccTTAGTACTGATAAGgagtggaaaatatttttatgctttCTGCAATATACAAAAGCTATCCACAGCAGGACAAATCCACGTCATTATAAGTTAAGGGGGATGGGGTTTAACCCTGCTGCTGCTTCTCCCCAGTATTAGTATAGGTTAGCCTAGTAACAGGGAGCTGTGCAATAAAACCGGCCAACAGCCACCTCTAGCGGCCATAGCGGCTATTACACCGAAGCCAATGTTTAGTGCAACAGGTAATATTCGCATAGCGAGTGACACTTCCAGGGGACGCGCCCTGCGGTCAGTAGTACCAAGGGCTTCGCAGCTGCCAGAAATCCATGGCACCGAGCACGGAACTGTGTATCGATCCTTGTGCAACATATTATTTCCTTCCCAAACACCCCAAGGCCGGCCGATAAGGACGCACTGGCAGACGTGCTTGGCAGCACTTGTGCAAAAGAAATGCAGAGATAACGAGCGGGACAAGTTGTAGTAGCGCCAGCTTTTATCGCACGTTATGTAACCTGTGATTGCAGCAGGGATTCGGGCGCAGCGCTGTCTGTTGCTATCGGCGACTGAAGAAGAAAAAGCAAACGCGGCGCAGCGTCTTTCTGTCGCCACCAAATAAAAGTTGCCCGTTTCCTTCCAAATAATCAGCCGGTATTGGTTTATTAAACGAATTTAGCGCTAATGAGCGACGGAAGGGACTGGTGGGGTTTAAGGAGAGAGTGATAGAATGAATAAAAATGGGAGAGAGAGAACTGCAGTGTTACATGATCGCAAGGAATAATCGGAGTTGTCTCCAGTTGTACAAGTGTAAGTGCCGGTTCAGCTGGAGGGGACAGAGCCCCTTGTAATAAGCCCCTGGGTGTCACATATCTAATGTCACAGCTCTATAACGTCACATCTTTATAATGACACATCTCTATAATGTCACAGCTCATCTGTCTGGGGCTCATTGCTGTCTGTCCTAAATCCTTCATGTGTCTCTCTATCTGTCAGCTATGTGTCATCAATGTATCCGCAGGTATAGTATGAGTTTGTCTGTCCGTTGTCTGTCTGTCGCTGTTGCACATCTAcctgtgtgtcagtgtgtgtgtgtgtgtcagtgtgtgtgtcagtgtgtgtcagtacATAGGGCAGGTAGGTGGGAGCCAGTGGGTAGAAGCAGTGGGTGCGGTGGGTGAGTTGATTGCAGAGGGTGGCAGCACCTGGCAGATGCCCAGCAGACAGCCGAGAGGAGGAAGGGCAGAGGGACAGTGGGATTTGCCCATGAATTGCGCTTGCCGTGATGTGGCTGTAGGTCAGCGCTAGGTAATCCCGGGGCTGTAGTACAGAGAGGCGGTACAGTCCGGAGGTGGAGTcatctttttcatttaaatgtgtgCCTATAaaatggggggaaagggagaagCAGGATCTCAGATGAGCCCGGGAGCCCCCTAAATCGGTGCACAATAGTCGGGCCGGAGGGGGTGAGGGCTGAGCACCATGTTGCACTGCGCGGGACCCCACACCGGTAAACTTGTGAAACAGGTGGCCGCCTGCTGCCTGCTGCTGCCCCGCTTCCTGCTCACGGCGCTGATGCTGTGGCTGCTGGATTTCCAGTGTATCAGGAGGAGGGTCCTGCTGACCGCCAGGGAGGAGAGCACCGCCGAGCACGAAGACCCCCCGCTGTGCGTGTCCGACTCCAACCGAATGTGCACCGTGGAGTCGCTGCGAGCCGTGTGGCACGGGCAGAAGCTGGACTACTTCAAGTCGGCGCACCTGGGCTGCTCGGCGCCCAACACGGAGGTGGTGATGCTGGAAGGGCGCAGGCTGTGCAAGATCCTGGACTTCTCCCAGGGCAAGAGACCGCTGGTTGTCAATTTCGGCAGCTGCACCTGACCCCCGTTCATGGCTCGCCTGCAAGCCTATCGCCGCCTGGCAGCCCAGCACGTTGGCATCGCGGATTTCCTGCTGGTGTACATAGAAGAAGCGCACCCGTCAGACGGCTGGCTCAGCACCGACGCCTCCTACCAAATCCCCCAGCACCAGTGCCTGCAGGACCGCCTGGCCGCGGCTCAGCTCATGCTCCAAGGGGCGCCCGGCTGCCGGGTGGTGGTGGACACCATGGACAACTCCTCCAACGCCGCCTACGGTGCCTACTTTGAGAGACTTTACATCGTCCTGGAGGGCAAAGTGGTGTACCAGGGGGGTCGGGGGCCGGAGGGCTACAAGATCTCTGAACTGAGGATGTGGCTGGAGCAGTACCAGCAGGGCTTGATGGGGACCAAGGGCAGCGGCCAAGTGGTCATTCAAGTGTAATTgtcatcagcagcagcagcagcaccgagGCAACGGGACACAATAACcaccaccagcagcagcagcagcagtattattactattgttattattattgtcattattatagAGGCAGGTGGAACCTGTTAGGTGAAGTGACTGAAAGTGCACAAAAAGTGCGACCAAACGACTCCTTTCTATAAATCCCAGTGCGACAAATAGTAGTAAACTGCAACAAGGCAAAGGCATCCCATCTGCGCACCTCGGGCTCAATCGCAACTTCCAACACGTTCAGTCCCCCCGACTCATCAGGGAGTTGCCATTGAACAAATGCCGGAGGGTCGCGGCTCAGATGTCATTGCGAGAATAATAAGCTACAGTGGCTGTCTGTCTGTCCCCAGCTGTGTGTGCGACTAAGCCGCTGTGTGAAGTGGGGCGGGAGTACAAGGTGCGTGTGACTGGAGCCACCCACTCCGACTCTGCAGGTGTTTGCAAATGACGACCGATTTTGAAATGGTCTCACGGCCAAAAACTCGTGTCCGACATCAACCCCCTTCCTCAAACTACCTGCAGGCTCCGGTGTCGGGCTCCTCCAGTCCAGTAGatttatttatgtgatttttgtAAGCAGACTTTTATATAAAGGATTTTTTACGATTAAAAACATGACCACATAAAGGCGACTGTCTGTGTGTTGCACTGATTGCCCTGATAACTTGTGTGCGCTTCTCTCCTTGCTCCAACTTCTGTCGCTGCCACTGCTCCGTGTGTCCAATAGGGGGCGCGTCAGAACGCAGCAAAGGTTCTGGCTCTGGCTACAGCCAAATATTGATGGGGATGTGGGAAAGGGCTCTGCTTACTCCTTGTGGGGGACACAGAAATGAAATTCTGGGTAATGGTGGGCAATGTGGGCAGGCTTGGTGGCTTCTGGGTTACATTTAGCAaggtaatatttaaatatatatataattgacatGAGCTGTAGGGAAGACATAATTATTATGTAATACATACTTAGGTTCATCAGAACCAGATAACTTTTTATGAGAGCGTTCTAATCCAATGTAAATATAATGAATCTGGGTCTCTATCCAAACTGCTGGTGAATGACAGGGATCAATGGAATTgtctggggagggaagggaggcaAGGCTATGGAGGATGTCTGCTTTGTGCTGAGACAGTTGAACCACTCCTTCTGCATGATTGTGCACATGTACCCCACACACCTTCCTTTTATCTGTCCTCTGGTGACTTCCACAAGCAGAAAGTTCCTTCATTACAGTAGAAAAACTGCATTGTTTCAAGCCGCCTTCCCACTTCAACTGCCAAAACCTCCAGCTCGTTCACTTCTCCAGGCTTGTTAGTGACTGGCTCCCTTCCATTATTACACTAAAAAGAGTTTATCCCCGTGTACGTTGCAATGCAGGTGTGGGGTCTAATATCTGGGTATCCAATATACTGAAAACTCCAAAACAGGGGTATATATCTGCCTCTGTGTACTATCTAAAGGGGCAATAcacattaaaattaacatttttgtatGGTACACAAAATATTAGGGTTTAATGCAATTGCAATTAgccatcatttttctttttagtggttttaaatatatttccatttttcagGCATGGAATTTAAACTGTTACGCTGTAAAAGACAATGAAACTGTAATTTAACT
The sequence above is a segment of the Xenopus laevis strain J_2021 chromosome 8L, Xenopus_laevis_v10.1, whole genome shotgun sequence genome. Coding sequences within it:
- the dio3.L gene encoding thyroxine 5-deiodinase L homeolog (UGA stop codon recoded as selenocysteine) → MLHCAGPHTGKLVKQVAACCLLLPRFLLTALMLWLLDFQCIRRRVLLTAREESTAEHEDPPLCVSDSNRMCTVESLRAVWHGQKLDYFKSAHLGCSAPNTEVVMLEGRRLCKILDFSQGKRPLVVNFGSCTUPPFMARLQAYRRLAAQHVGIADFLLVYIEEAHPSDGWLSTDASYQIPQHQCLQDRLAAAQLMLQGAPGCRVVVDTMDNSSNAAYGAYFERLYIVLEGKVVYQGGRGPEGYKISELRMWLEQYQQGLMGTKGSGQVVIQV